Proteins encoded by one window of Arabidopsis thaliana chromosome 2, partial sequence:
- a CDS encoding citrate synthase-like protein (citrate synthase-related; FUNCTIONS IN: transferase activity, transferring acyl groups, acyl groups converted into alkyl on transfer; INVOLVED IN: cellular carbohydrate metabolic process; LOCATED IN: cellular_component unknown; CONTAINS InterPro DOMAIN/s: Citrate synthase-like (InterPro:IPR002020); BEST Arabidopsis thaliana protein match is: citrate synthase 5 (TAIR:AT3G60100.1); Has 139 Blast hits to 139 proteins in 46 species: Archae - 0; Bacteria - 0; Metazoa - 69; Fungi - 0; Plants - 70; Viruses - 0; Other Eukaryotes - 0 (source: NCBI BLink).): MVFRHLIIPFNLNNNRGRFHVVIKLFSLYSRETSYTNTTFNFQDRSKKLKLKHGKVPVGNITVDMVLGGMRGMTGLHNRNLIA, from the exons ATGGTATTCAGACATTTGATCATTCCCTTTAACTTAAACAACAATAGG GGCAGATTTCATGTAGTGATCaagctcttctctctctattctAGAGAAACTTcatacacaaacacaacttTCAACTTTCAGGACCGTTCgaagaaactgaaattaaAACATGGAAAGGTTCCAGTGGGGAACATCACCGTTGATATG GTACTTGGTGGAATGAGAGGGATGACCGGATTACACAATCGTAACCTCATTGCTTGA
- a CDS encoding uncharacterized protein (unknown protein; Has 30201 Blast hits to 17322 proteins in 780 species: Archae - 12; Bacteria - 1396; Metazoa - 17338; Fungi - 3422; Plants - 5037; Viruses - 0; Other Eukaryotes - 2996 (source: NCBI BLink).), which produces MVFSGGGPALLWLKAVITKQSPEVTAFTRPLSHQFFSLQSI; this is translated from the coding sequence atgGTCTTTTCCGGTGGAGGTCCAGCTCTGTTGTGGCTCAAAGCCGTGATCACTAAGCAGTCTCCGGAGGTAACAGCCTTCACTCGTCCTTTAAGCCATCAGTTCTTCAGCCTTCAATCTATATAa